Proteins encoded together in one Chryseobacterium sp. G0201 window:
- a CDS encoding acyl-CoA dehydrogenase family protein yields the protein MSDTLNKTLKGGEFLIKEIPANEIFSLEELSEEQKMLRDSAKEFIDREVIPHHDRFEKKDYALTEETMRKLGEMGLLGITVPEEYGGLGMGFVSTMLACDYVSGGNGSLATAYGAHTGIGTLPTLLYGSEELKKKYLPDLATGTKFGAYCLTEPDAGSDANSGKTRAKLSEDGKHYIINGQKMWISNAGFADTFTLFAKIDDDKNITGFVINRSELENPESLTFGEEEHKLGIRSSSTRQVFFNDMKVPVENMLGERNNGFKIALNALNVGRIKLAAANLDGQRRILNHSIQYSNERKQFGVSISTFGAIRKKIAEMSTGVFVSEAGSYRLAKNVEDKIEELVSGGMDHQQAELKGVEEFAVEASILKVFVSDLTQNTADEGIQIYGGMGFSEDTPMEAAWRDARIGRIYEGTNEINRLLAVGMLIKRAMKGELDLLSPAMAISKELMGIPSFEVPDYSAFMSEEKSIIANLKKVFLMVSGAALQKYMMDIEKQQHLLINASEILNQIYMAESAILRAEKHFSADSVEAAMAQLNLYKAIDKIIAAAKEGIVSFAEGDEQRMMLSGLRRFTKYTNTPNVVALTEKVAAHYIEKGAY from the coding sequence ATGAGTGATACACTTAATAAAACATTAAAAGGCGGTGAATTTTTAATTAAAGAAATTCCAGCTAATGAAATATTTTCTTTGGAAGAACTTTCTGAAGAACAAAAAATGCTTCGTGATTCTGCGAAAGAATTTATAGATAGAGAAGTGATTCCGCACCACGATCGTTTCGAGAAAAAAGATTATGCATTGACAGAAGAAACAATGCGCAAATTAGGTGAAATGGGACTTTTAGGAATTACAGTTCCTGAAGAGTATGGTGGTCTTGGAATGGGATTCGTGAGCACAATGTTGGCTTGTGATTATGTTTCAGGAGGAAATGGTTCATTAGCAACAGCTTATGGAGCGCACACCGGAATCGGAACACTACCAACGCTTCTTTACGGAAGTGAAGAATTAAAAAAGAAATATCTTCCGGATTTAGCGACAGGAACAAAGTTCGGAGCTTACTGTTTGACAGAGCCGGATGCTGGTTCTGATGCCAACTCAGGAAAAACAAGAGCAAAATTGTCAGAAGATGGAAAACATTACATTATCAACGGACAAAAAATGTGGATTTCCAATGCAGGTTTCGCAGATACTTTCACTTTGTTCGCTAAAATTGATGACGATAAAAACATCACTGGTTTTGTAATCAATCGTTCAGAGCTTGAAAATCCTGAAAGTTTGACTTTCGGAGAGGAAGAACATAAGTTAGGTATTCGTTCATCTTCTACGCGTCAGGTTTTCTTCAATGATATGAAGGTTCCTGTAGAAAATATGTTGGGCGAAAGAAACAACGGTTTCAAGATCGCTTTGAACGCATTGAATGTTGGTAGAATTAAGTTAGCTGCTGCAAACCTTGATGGGCAAAGAAGAATTTTAAACCACTCTATTCAATATTCAAACGAAAGAAAACAGTTTGGAGTTTCTATTTCAACTTTCGGAGCGATCAGAAAGAAAATTGCAGAAATGTCAACTGGTGTTTTTGTGAGTGAAGCAGGTTCTTATCGTTTAGCAAAAAATGTTGAAGATAAAATTGAAGAATTGGTTTCTGGCGGAATGGATCATCAGCAAGCTGAATTAAAAGGTGTTGAGGAGTTCGCAGTAGAAGCTTCTATCCTTAAAGTTTTCGTTTCTGATCTTACTCAAAATACAGCAGACGAAGGAATCCAAATCTATGGTGGAATGGGATTCTCAGAAGATACGCCAATGGAAGCTGCATGGAGAGATGCAAGAATTGGAAGAATTTACGAAGGAACCAACGAAATCAACAGACTTCTTGCGGTTGGAATGTTGATCAAGAGAGCAATGAAAGGAGAATTAGATTTACTTTCTCCGGCAATGGCGATAAGCAAAGAATTAATGGGAATTCCATCTTTCGAAGTGCCTGATTATTCAGCATTCATGAGTGAAGAAAAATCAATCATCGCAAATCTTAAGAAAGTTTTCTTAATGGTTTCCGGAGCTGCACTTCAAAAATACATGATGGATATTGAGAAACAGCAACATTTATTAATAAATGCTTCTGAAATTCTTAACCAGATCTATATGGCAGAATCTGCAATTTTAAGAGCTGAGAAACACTTTTCTGCTGATTCTGTGGAAGCTGCAATGGCTCAATTAAACCTTTACAAAGCTATCGATAAAATCATTGCTGCTGCTAAAGAAGGAATTGTTTCTTTTGCAGAAGGTGACGAACAGAGAATGATGCTTTCTGGTTTAAGAAGATTTACGAAATATACAAATACTCCAAATGTTGTAGCGTTAACTGAAAAAGTGGCTGCACATTATATTGAAAAAGGA
- a CDS encoding four helix bundle protein encodes MAIELANDTYILTDSFPKNEEFGLKSQLRRCSVSVASNIAEGSSRSSNKDFNRFLEISLGSLYELQTEVILICLNLKI; translated from the coding sequence TTGGCTATTGAATTAGCTAATGACACCTACATTCTTACTGATAGTTTTCCGAAAAATGAAGAATTTGGATTAAAATCTCAACTTAGAAGATGTTCTGTTTCGGTTGCTTCAAATATTGCTGAAGGATCAAGCAGAAGTTCAAATAAAGATTTCAATCGATTTTTGGAAATAAGTCTTGGATCTCTTTACGAATTGCAAACAGAAGTTATTTTGATTTGCCTAAACTTGAAAATATAG